In a genomic window of Thermus islandicus DSM 21543:
- the tsaB gene encoding tRNA (adenosine(37)-N6)-threonylcarbamoyltransferase complex dimerization subunit type 1 TsaB → MWTLTLDTATPYLSLGLFRGEVGLGRVVRVERRHEEVLFGLLEEVLREVGTGREEISALVLGEGPGSYTGLRIALAAGLGLAQALGARVYGASSLLAAAWPFLEEGRPLTPLFTARNRLYYGATYVLEGGRPREALPPRRMRAEELPREGLLLDAPPDPRALYELLPFAHEGVEPLYL, encoded by the coding sequence ATGTGGACCCTCACCCTGGATACCGCTACCCCCTACCTCTCCTTGGGCCTCTTCCGCGGGGAGGTAGGCCTGGGCCGGGTGGTGCGGGTGGAGAGGCGGCACGAGGAGGTACTTTTCGGCCTCCTAGAGGAGGTCCTGAGGGAGGTGGGTACCGGGCGGGAGGAGATCTCCGCCCTCGTCCTGGGGGAAGGCCCGGGCTCATACACGGGCCTCCGCATCGCCTTGGCGGCAGGCCTCGGCCTGGCCCAAGCCCTGGGGGCCCGGGTTTACGGGGCGAGCTCCCTCCTGGCGGCGGCCTGGCCCTTCCTGGAGGAGGGAAGGCCCCTCACCCCCCTTTTCACCGCCAGGAACCGCCTCTACTACGGGGCCACCTACGTCCTGGAAGGAGGGAGGCCTAGGGAGGCCCTTCCGCCGCGGAGGATGCGCGCCGAGGAGCTTCCCCGGGAAGGGCTCCTCCTGGACGCCCCACCCGACCCCCGGGCCCTCTACGAGCTCCTCCCCTTCGCCCACGAAGGGGTGGAGCCCCTTTACCTCTAA
- a CDS encoding carbohydrate ABC transporter permease — protein sequence MAFPFYWMLATSFKSPQEALQARPIWVPERMKPGNWLKAARLGDSPLFGGLGPGRSVELAFPAPEGRAPRAFVPRVPGAFADPRAEGTRVEVLRRGRAYVVRLTNTTNEAFRTLPLVVLWPKAVPLSPPLPPDALRSQGEDWRLEWVNAVPGALGYVFHNYLEAWQAAPWGRYFFNSLFTAFTQVAVGLFLAALAAFALARIPFPGKEVVFVLVLATMMVPGEVLLIPNYVLLARLGWLDTYYALIVPWLASAFGIFLLRQFYLSLPQDLFDAARIDGAGYLTQLFRIALPLSVPGLVSYGIFTFLGAYNALLWPLIVTQSPGMRTVQLGLQAFVSEAGSDYGALMAASTFVIAPVILGYFLAQRQFIQGIARSGLK from the coding sequence ATGGCCTTCCCTTTTTACTGGATGCTGGCCACCAGCTTCAAAAGCCCCCAGGAGGCCCTCCAGGCCAGGCCCATCTGGGTGCCGGAGCGCATGAAGCCGGGGAACTGGCTGAAGGCCGCCCGGCTGGGGGATAGCCCCCTCTTCGGGGGGCTCGGCCCGGGAAGGAGCGTGGAGCTTGCGTTTCCGGCCCCCGAAGGCCGCGCCCCCCGGGCCTTCGTGCCCCGGGTCCCGGGGGCCTTCGCCGACCCCAGGGCGGAGGGCACCCGGGTGGAGGTGCTCCGCCGGGGGAGGGCTTACGTGGTGCGCCTCACCAACACCACCAACGAGGCCTTCCGCACCCTTCCCCTCGTGGTCCTTTGGCCCAAGGCGGTGCCCCTGAGCCCCCCCCTGCCCCCCGACGCGCTCCGCTCCCAGGGGGAGGACTGGCGGCTGGAGTGGGTGAATGCGGTCCCGGGGGCCTTGGGGTACGTGTTTCACAACTACCTCGAGGCCTGGCAGGCGGCGCCCTGGGGCCGCTACTTCTTCAACAGCCTGTTCACCGCCTTCACCCAGGTGGCCGTGGGCCTCTTCCTGGCGGCCCTGGCCGCCTTCGCCCTGGCCCGCATCCCCTTCCCGGGGAAGGAGGTGGTCTTTGTCCTCGTCCTGGCCACCATGATGGTGCCGGGAGAGGTGCTCCTCATCCCCAACTACGTGCTCCTCGCCCGGCTGGGCTGGCTGGACACCTACTACGCCCTCATCGTGCCCTGGCTGGCCTCGGCCTTCGGGATCTTCCTCCTGCGGCAGTTTTACCTTTCCCTGCCCCAGGACCTCTTTGACGCGGCCCGGATAGATGGGGCGGGGTACCTCACCCAGCTCTTCCGCATCGCCCTGCCTTTGAGCGTTCCTGGGCTCGTCTCCTACGGCATCTTCACCTTCCTGGGGGCGTACAACGCCCTCCTCTGGCCCCTCATCGTTACCCAGAGCCCGGGGATGCGCACGGTGCAGCTGGGCCTGCAGGCCTTCGTTTCCGAAGCGGGCTCGGACTACGGGGCCCTGATGGCCGCCAGCACCTTCGTCATCGCTCCGGTGATCCTGGGCTACTTCTTGGCCCAGCGCCAGTTCATCCAGGGCATCGCCCGCTCCGGCCTCAAGTGA
- a CDS encoding carbohydrate ABC transporter permease: MRAFPLHALLSLGALLTLGVYARRLGFLPEGVVLLGLGLYGALSLYGLRFGWAYLLLLPGLLAPWFPLAPFLVPLAFALAFGRRLPEKAQGAVYGWALVWPALALLLVWHVFPALYAFYLSLFDRVNFLRPAAFVGLENYRILLEDPLFWRALGNTFWYAVFTVPTGILLATFVAILLNTKLAFQGFYRTLYFLPYITALTAAAAVWRWIYHPEFGLLNWLLSTPGLDWLNTPTGVFALLLRPLGLEVQGFFAGPSLAFVAVMAMSLWHLLGYQVVILLAGLQAIPKEYYEAAELDGASFFQQHRLITWPLLSPTTFFLFTLGLIGAFQVFTQVYVLTPTGGVLQDTLTLTFYLYNKGFRDANFSYASAIAMVTFLLILALTLLQRRVLERRVNYEI; the protein is encoded by the coding sequence ATGCGGGCCTTCCCCCTTCATGCCCTCCTTTCCCTGGGTGCCCTCCTCACCCTTGGGGTCTATGCCCGGCGCCTGGGCTTCCTGCCCGAGGGGGTGGTCCTCCTCGGGCTTGGCCTCTACGGGGCCCTGAGCCTCTACGGCCTACGTTTCGGCTGGGCTTACCTTCTCCTCCTCCCGGGTCTGTTGGCGCCCTGGTTCCCCCTGGCCCCCTTCTTGGTTCCCCTCGCCTTCGCCTTGGCCTTCGGCAGGCGCCTGCCCGAGAAGGCCCAGGGGGCCGTCTACGGCTGGGCCCTGGTCTGGCCTGCCCTGGCCCTCCTCCTGGTGTGGCATGTCTTCCCCGCCCTTTACGCTTTCTACCTCAGCCTCTTTGACCGGGTGAACTTCCTGCGCCCGGCGGCCTTCGTGGGCCTAGAGAACTACCGCATCCTCCTCGAGGACCCCCTCTTCTGGCGGGCCTTGGGCAACACCTTCTGGTACGCGGTCTTTACCGTACCCACGGGGATCCTCTTGGCCACCTTCGTGGCCATCCTTTTGAACACCAAGCTGGCCTTCCAGGGCTTCTACCGCACCCTCTACTTCCTGCCCTACATCACCGCCCTCACGGCTGCCGCAGCGGTGTGGCGCTGGATCTACCACCCCGAGTTCGGCCTGCTCAACTGGCTGCTCTCTACCCCGGGGCTGGACTGGCTCAACACCCCCACCGGGGTCTTCGCCCTCCTCCTCCGGCCCCTGGGCCTCGAGGTCCAGGGCTTTTTCGCCGGCCCCAGCCTGGCCTTCGTGGCGGTCATGGCCATGAGCCTCTGGCACCTTCTGGGCTACCAGGTGGTGATCCTTCTAGCGGGGCTCCAGGCCATCCCCAAGGAGTACTACGAGGCGGCCGAGCTGGATGGGGCGAGCTTTTTCCAGCAGCACCGCCTCATCACCTGGCCCCTCCTTTCCCCCACCACCTTCTTTCTCTTCACCCTGGGCCTCATCGGGGCCTTTCAGGTGTTCACCCAGGTCTACGTGCTGACCCCCACGGGCGGGGTTTTGCAGGACACCCTCACCCTGACCTTTTACCTCTACAACAAGGGCTTCCGCGACGCCAACTTTTCCTACGCCAGCGCCATCGCCATGGTCACCTTTCTCCTCATCCTCGCCCTCACCCTCCTGCAAAGGCGGGTGCTGGAGAGGCGGGTGAACTATGAGATCTAG